A region of the Oncorhynchus clarkii lewisi isolate Uvic-CL-2024 unplaced genomic scaffold, UVic_Ocla_1.0 unplaced_contig_1461_pilon_pilon, whole genome shotgun sequence genome:
TACTACTGGTGTACGGACCAACCCATCTCACCTACTCAACTCTCAACTAATATCAATTGTCTATTTAGCTTAGCCATGGGTTATTGTTGTCCTTTCTCTTTGGCAAATGGCCAACGTGCATAAAGATGGCAGAATTCAGATATGGAATAATTGTTTTAGCACTATCCACTGTGTTTTAAAACTATGGCGCCCGACATGTTTTAGTGTGCCATTGAAATCAGCTCAATTTAGGACCTTTTAGGATTTTCAAAATGGCCACCACCTTGAAGCTAAAATCGGGATCATGTATATTGTGCTAATGACAAAAGCAATGTACAATACGGCAAACACAGGGAAAACAAGGAATTTGTGGTAAGTGCAATGTTTACGCACCGCCACTATTTAGACAAGCCGACATGGACTGGTTGAGGACTTATGCTCCACAGAGAGCGAAGAGGAGCGGGTGAGTAACTCCACAATCTGGCTGCAGTGGATTACTTTAAAGTGGTGTCTGAAATACGATGGCAGCAGGGTATGTGCAAAGTTCTAGACTGATCCAATAAACCattgcattactgttcaaaatgttgtatcaagtctgcccaaatgtgtctaattggtttattgatacattttcaagtacaaaactgtgcactctcctcaaagaatagcatggtattctttcactgttactgtaaattggacagtgcagttagattaacaggaATTTCAGCTTTCTggccatatcagatatgtctatgtcctgggaaatctTCCTGTTACTTCaaacgtcatgctaatcacattagctgaACCGTCCCATTGTggggacaccgatcccatagaGGTTTTAAAGTTGTGACTGAAATggcccatattccctatataagtGCACAAATATGAGTATTTTTCTTAGAGCACTATACAGAGAATATGATGCCATTTCAGAAACATACTCATATTGGTAGATAAGAAATACTAGGGGAAAAGTCTCTCTTCTTGCAGAATGTGAAAAACTTaaaaggcaggcagagagagagaaaaaatagagTTGGCCCTTTTAGTGATGTATCAAATGTCTTAGAGAatgagtactgatctaggatcaggtcctgcCTGTGTGATCTTATTCATTGCGatctaaaaggccaaactgatcctaaGTCAGCACTCCTGCTTTGAGACGCTTGATACATGGCCccggaaggagaggagagggtacagCAGTAGTAAAACCAAGTCAAATGATCTTGAAACATGTTGATAACATTCATACATTATTATGTGAGATGTGCCAATCTGTAACCGTCCTGTTGCAATGTCTGTACACCTTGAACACCTGTACAGATAACCATCTCTTACATGTAATAAAATAGACCTGCAttagatggtgtaggtagaccGGTGACAATCACAGCTTCATGACAGATATAGTATAGACATGTAGTTGAATTGAAAGTCACTCTTGCATTTAAACATacagggctggtttcccagacacagaataAGTCCTGGTCTCAAAACCTATTTTAATGGTGATTCTCTATTGAAAGTGTTTGTTAGTCCAGGACTACGAttcatctgtgtccaggaaaACCGTCCAGAAGAGATATTATGACCAAACCAGTTTGGCTGTGGCTTCACCTGGGTGGCGTCCCAAatgctctatgggccctggtcaaaagtagtctacTATAAAGGGCccattgggtcctggtcaaaagtagtgcactataaagtgaaaagggtgccattttaggATGCAAATCTCTTTCTTCTAttcatccctcttttctctcccgCCGTCACATTCCACTCACTGTATCGCTGGTTAAATGAAACGTGAGCAAAGCTACTGTATGAATCATTACATGGGCTAGACAGTAATGTATAATGCTTTATAGCGTcctttataatgcattataatacaCTAATAATGTTTTGTTACCAACTGACCCTTGAGTTTCCAGGGACAGACACAAACAGGGATCCTGGGTCACGTTCATTAGGGCACTTAACGGAAAAGGTTTTGCAATGAAAAACGTTAATGAGCgtgtcttattggacaagtcaGACAAGTGGgcagcaggttgcctagtggttagagccagtaaccgaaaggttgctggatcgaatccccgagctgataaggtcaaatctgtcattctgtccctgaacgaggcagttccTCGGTAggctttcattgtaaataagaatttgttcttaactgacttgcctagttaaatatatatatataattttaagTCCAGATAGTTTCACCCTCATTTCAGTACTTCCCCCCCCTATTCATACCTAAGGAACATGACCCTAATGGATCTATGCTGTAACAGATCCACTACATTAACATTACAAACAGTGTTCTCCGCCTTATATTTTAGTCATGTAGACCCAACACAGGGGTGACCTGAAACGTAAATGCAGGTACAGTAGATGTATTTTCAACATTGATCTATAGGTGGTGCTACTAACAGGCTCCTACAACGCTCGGCTGAAATGGCACTCTTATCAGGTTTTGTTCAGTACAAAAAAATGTGTTCCAATTTTCACGGCTTCAAACCCTAAATACATCTACTTTAGAGCTTCTCAACTGGCCTAATAATTCTAATAGAGGAAGTGCATGTTGAACAGATGTGGAGGTCTTCATTGACCAGAGAGAGGACCCTTACCAAAAAAGATTGCcattagagtgcagtataactgcagtttgCTGCAAAGACAGCAAACTGAACCTAACTAACCTAATAACTGAGGTTCAACTGCAGTATAACTGAGGTTCaactgcagtacactgcagtTATTCTGTAATTACTGCATCCAGAATACCACAGTTGCTGCAAAGACAGCAAACTGAACCTAACTAACCTAATAACTGAGGTTCAACTGCAGTATAACTGAGGTtcaactgcagtacactacagttATTCTGTAAttactgcatccaaaataccacagttgactgcagttactgcacttttactgcagtttcaaaacggcAACCTTTCTTTGTAAGAGGAGGAGTAACTAACGTTACAAAGAACTGTGAAACAGACACATACCAGTGTTACCAAGTTGTAAGCAGAGCCATATATATTATAACATACATAGATTTCAACGGGGCTCTGGCTCTAACGATCTGttatgtaagggataatcaaccaGAGActatgcgttctatggaaaataatgaacgatgtggaaggtgtgttccaGCTGACTTCCCACTTTTCCAGTATGCATAGAGcaagttgattatcccttttataccagggctataattgaacacatttgctgctagaaatgtgttaatttgccagtagaaatgtgtttaacatccactgaagtagctagcaagtttactagacaGCGACAGTggttgccttggtaaccaaacaaactgacttgctagtttagcGAACCAAGCCATCAGTCCTAGCTCGAcatgccaataatgttttcaattgaacttttgctttcaaaagcaacTCAAACATATAATATGTAAGAACGAACCTTTCTATCGTGCAAATATACCGTGAGTTATACGGAaataatgcacgctctagaatgcccttcaagccaatcagaaacacaTATTCAATGCTATGGTGTAACAtcataataatacattttttatccCTGAACTAAAACATCAGCAAGACCGTCCACCTTCCTGTGGCTTTGTCAAGGGGGCACAGTAAGTTCCGCAGTACCCCCACCCCTATTCCTCTGTCATTTGTAAAGGGGGGGGGTTGTCTTCATCTTTGAACCCCCACAGAGAGAAGCTTCCTGTGGGGCGGTCATCAACCATTATTCAATGGCTCCAGGGAAGCACTGTAACACTGTTCTAGAAGACCCAACCAGCCGATGAGCAAGCAGATGGAGGACCAAAGCAGCCAATGAGAGAGCAGCAATGAGACCAAGTctgtcatttttttcatttttttgttgtctcTTTTTCCATTTTCCCCAAATGACTTGACGCTACTGAACGTCAATGGTGATTTGAGCAAAGAAGTTATTAATAATTGTCATAAGTGTAGATGTTATATATCTCTAAGACATCTATATTATCAGTCACATACGGCTTGGTTGTGGTCCTCTCAGGACTCTTGTCATCATTCCTACAgctagtctctctgtctctctctggagtAATAATACAAAGTTAGAGAAGGAACCATTTAAGGTgtttgtctgcatcccaaatggcaccctatgttcCCTATGTTTTccactattgttgaccagggcacatagggacTAGGCTGTCATTTGGAATGTAGATGTTGTGTCACTACGATACAAGGCATTGGCTCATACAGGGTCATCAGGTTCTTGAGATCCCAGGTCTGAACACCTGGTAGTCATACTAGGAGAGGAGGTATACTCCTTCCTGTCATGGAGAAGACCCCTTCAATCCTCCTTTCACTGCCTCTCTCCATCTTCACTGCTCCCTGTGAGACAAGAGAAGAGGATTGGTTAGCGCAGATGTGACGTTTTCCCTTTTCACACTGTCGTGTCGACCTGAGCTGTACTGACCTGGTAACATAGTGTCCAGGCTAGCTGTACTGACCTGGTAACATAGTGTCCAGGCTAGCTGTACTGACCTGGTAACATAGTGTCCAGGCTAGCTGTACTGACCTGGTAACATAGTGTCCAGGCTAGCTGTACTGACCTGGTAACATAGTGTCCAGGCTAGCTGTACTGACCTGGTAACATAGTGTCCAGGCTAGCTGTACTGACCTGGTAACATAGTGTCCAGGCTAGCTGTACTGACCTGGTAACATAGTGTCCAGGCTAGCTGTACTGACCTGGTAACATAGTGTCCAGGCTAGCTGTACTGACCTGGTAACATAGTGTCCAGGCTAGCTGTACTGACCTGGTAACATAGTGTCCAGGCTAGCTGTACTGACCTGGTAACATAGTGTCCAGGCTAGCTGTACTGACCTGGTAACATAGTGTCCAGGCTAGCTGTACTGACCTGGTAACATAGTGTCCAGGCTAGCTGTACTGACCTGGTAACATAGTGTCCAGGCTAGCTGTACTGACCCTAGCTGTAGGCTCCAGGCTAGCTGTACTGACCTGGTAACATAGTGTCCAGGCTAGCTGTACTGACCTGGTAACATAGTGTCCAGGCTAGCTGTACTGACCTGGTAACATAGTGTCCAGGCTAGCTGTACTGACCTGGTAACATAGTGTCCAGGCTAGCTGTACTGAGCTGGTTACGTAGTGTCCTGTTCACAATACTGAGCCCAGGCTAGCTGTACTGAGCTGGTTACGTAGAGTCCTGTTCACAACACTGAGCCCAGGCTAGCTGTATTGAGCTGGTTACGTAGAGTCCTGTTCACAACACTGAGCCCAGGCTAGCTGTATTGAGCTGGTTACGTAGAGTCCAGTTCACAATACTGAGCCCAGGCTAGCTGTACTGAGCTGGTTACGTAGAGTCCTGTTCACAACACTTAGCCCAGGCTAGCTGTACTGAGCTGGTTACGTAGAGTCCTGTTCACAATACTGAGCCCAGGCTAGCTGTACTGAGCTGGTTACGTAGAGTCCTGTTCACAATACTGAGCCCAGGCTAGCTGTACTGAGCTGGTTACGTAGAGTCCTGTTCACAACACTGAGCCCAGGCTAGCTGTACTGAGCTGCTCTTTCTTTTGACAGTACATTGTCCACTCCAGCAGATATGGTGgatgtgtaacagtataaatttagaccgtcccctcgcccatacccgggcgcgaaccagggaccttctgcacacatcaacaacagtcacccacgaagcgtcgttacccatcgctccacaaaagccgcggcccttgcagagcaaggggaactactacttcaaggtctcagagcaagtgacgtcactgattgaaacgctatttagcgcgcaccgctaactaagctagccgtttcacatccgttacagatGCATAACAACACCAGCTCAGTACAGCTAGGCTGGGCTCAGTGTTGTGAACAGGACTCTACGTAACCAGCTCAGTACAGCTAGCTTGGGCTCAGTGTTGTGAACAGGACACTACGTAACCAGGTCAGTACAGCTAGCCTGGGCTCAGTATTGTGAACAGGACTCTACGTAACCAGCTCAGTACAGCTAGCCTGGGCTCAGTATTGTGAACAGGACACTACGTAACCAGGTCAGTACAGCTAGGCTGGGCTCAGTATTGTGAACAGGACACTAGtgactactacagtactgtagtaccAGGGGAGTGTTTAACAGGACACTAGtgactactacagtactgtagtaccAGGGGAGTGTTTAACAGGACACTAGtgactactacagtactgtagtaccAGGGGAGTGTTTAACAGGACACTAgtgactactacagtactatagtaccAGGGGTGTGTTCAACAGTACACTAgtgactactacagtactatagtaccAGGGGTGTGTTCAACAGTACACTAgtgactactacagtactacagtaccagGGGAGTGTTCAACAGGACACTAGTGACCACTACAGTACCAGGGGTGTGTTCAACAGGACACTAGTGACTACTACAGTACCAGGGGAGTGTTCAACAGGACACTAGTGACTACTACAGTACCAGGGGTGTGTTCAACAGGACACTagttactactacagtactataataCCAGGGGAGTGTTCAACAGGACACTAgtgactactacagtactatagtaccAGGGGAGTGTTCAACAGGACACTAGTGACTACTACAGTACCAGGGGAGTGTTCAACAGGACACTAGTGACTACTACAGTACCAGGGGCGTGTTCAACAGGACACTAGTGACTACTACAGTACCAGGGGTGTGTTCAACAGGACACTAGTGACTACTACAGTACCAGGGGTGTGTTCAACAGGACACTagttactactacagtaccaggGGTGTGTTCAACAGGACTGACCTCCAGAGTTCATGTCTGGATTGGGGACGTGTGTGATGGAGAAGCGGGAGCGGGACACGCTGAAGCGGGAGAACTgtgatgctgctgttactgctaccGGCTTGTCCTCGGGAGGCTTGTCCTTGGGAGGCTTGGCAGCAGGGACCGGGATGGGATCGAAGACCGGTGGCTCAGCTGTAGACGGGCTGGACAACGGGCTGGTCATCAATGGGATGTCATCCTCCCACTCAAACCCACCACCTgaatatgcgcacacacacacacatacacacatacacacacacacacgatacacacacacacacacacacacacacacacacacacacacacacacacacacacacacacacacacacacacacacacacacacacacacacacacacacacacacacacacacacagaggagagggggtttAGAACTGATACAGTATACCTAACTGTAGCTTGTGGATTCCCTTAGGGATCCATTCTTAACCCTCTTGGTCTCTTACTGTTCTTGTATCCCTCAGGGATCCATTCTTAATCCTCTTGGTCTCTAACTGTTCTTGTATCCCTCAGGGATCCATTCTTAACACTCTTGGTCTCTAACTGTTCTTGTATCCCTCAGGGATCCATTCTTAATCCTCTTGGTCTCTAACTGTTCTTGTATCCCTCAGGGATCCATTCTTAACACTCTTGGTCTCTAACTGTTCTTGTATCCCTCAGGGATCCATTCTTAATCCTCTTGGTCTCTAACTGTTCTTGTATCCCTCAGGGATCCATTCTTAACACTCTTGGTCTCTAACTGTTCTTGTATCCCTCAGGGATCCATTCTTAACACTCTTGGTCTCTAACTCTTGTATCCCTCAGGGATCCATTCTTAATCCTCTTGGTCTCTAACTGTTCTTGTATCCCTCAGGGATCCATTCTTAACACTCTTGGTCTCTAACTGTTCTTGTATCCCTCAGGGATCCATTCTTAACACTCTTGGTCTCTAACTGTTCTTGTATCCCTCAGGGATCCATTCTTAACACTCTTGGTCTCTAACTGTTCTTGTATCCCTCAGGGATCCATTCTTAACACTCTTGGTCTCTAACTGTTCTTGTATCCCTCAGGGATCCATTCTTAACACTCTTGGTCTCTAACTGTTCTTGTATCCCTCAGGGATCCATTCTTAACACTCTTGGTCTCTAACTGTTCTTGTATCCCTCAGGGATCCATTCTTAACACTCTTGGTCTCTAACTGTTCTTGTAACTGAAATTATTTTTCACTCTTACCTTCTTCTGACATGTTGCCATCAGAGTCCTCTGAGGCGTGTGGTGCCCTGCCCGGGGGGTGGAGGTGGTGGCCCATGGTGGGGTGGGGCTGGAGGTCCGGTTGGGGGTTCTCCCCGCCTGAGGCCTGGCCGCTGGACTCTGCTCCTGGGGGAAACGTGAAGTCAGCCAGCTCTCCTGTGGGGCTCTCCTGGAGGTGAAAGAGAAATCAGTCAGAAAGTCTCAAATACATCTACCAGTATAGAAAACAACAATTCAACTGGCCCAACACCACTTTTATGTTGTGTGACTGCTTATAAATTATTTGTGATGCATCTATGCAGTGGTTATAAAGACTATGAATGCTCTATAATGCGTGGTGCCTTTTTAAAAATCCAGAATGAAGTATTGCCATTAATTAACCATAGTGATGTCACTATGCTTGCAGAGTGACTGACCTGGTCGAACAGGAAGACGGTGACGTCATCAAAGAAGGACACGGCTTTCTTCTTCCTGTCCAGCTCGTCACAGAAGGACTGTGTGAGGAGCGTAGGCATCTTGAGGAGGCTGCGGAGGTTTCTGGCCCCACTACTATCGCTCACCACCACCGGCACCCCCATCACCTAGTCAAGTCAAGTGAGTCAGTCACAACACACTTCACATCAGTGtcttaatcctggtcctgggAACCCAAAGTGGAGCACATTGTAGTTTTTAACCCTAgcattaacacacctgattccactatTCATGATGAGTTGATTAGTTGAATTAACTGTGTTAGTACCTGGCCAGAAACACATAATGTTCCTcaggtttgggaaacactgctttaCATGATTAAAGCTCCAATCTACAGTGGAGAAACGGCCCCCTCCAtttcacaggaggctgctgaggggagaacggctcatagtaatgtctggaacggagccgATGGAATGGaatcatgtgtttgatgtatttgataccattccacttatttcgcagcagccattaccacgagcctgtcctcccaaaTGAAGGTGACACCAGACTCCTGTGGCCGGTTTGTGATACTACAACAAAAATACATGACTTCAAACAATAAACAGTGTTTTTTTCCTCTCTGACCTCATTGCACATCATTGCACATCATTGCACATCATTGCATGCCAGATAGAACAGCAGAGTATTTACTACCATTCTGTTTTACCACCACGCTGAATGCTCATTTCCTCTGAGCTAAAATGATAAGGGGTGACCAGTGACCAGTGAGTGACCAGTGACCAGTGACCAGTGACCAGTGGCGCTGCTGCTCCTATTGCAGATCTCAGGTTTAAAATAGAATAACATCATGTAGGAAAATGGGGAACGTGAATATAACCCATATATAACCAACCTCTCCCTCACTGTCCTCCTCGCTCAGCTCCTCCTGCAGGTTGTAGCTCCGCAGCTCCTCCTCTGACTCACTGTCGTCTGACTCCTCCCCCTCGGTTAGAGGAGCTCGCCTCTCCACCTCTCGACACAGCTCCTGGAGTGAGGGGGAGCAGGAGAGGAGCGATGGAGATGAGGTGAGGAGGCCAACAGGACCGTTCTGGTGTCTGCTGTAGCcagccttctcctcctcctcttcgttctcctcctctaactcctcatactcctcttcttctcctcctctctctccattctctccatccTCGTCGACCTGATTAAACTCTGGCATGTCCTCCTCAGTCgatccctgctctccctccccgtcctcctccttctctttcatcacctcctctctgtagtctATGGTAGAGTCGGAGCCCAGGGACTGGATGGGGGAGTAGTCATCCTCTGAGGCCCTGTGATGGTTCTCCTGGTCAGGGTGTCTGGCTGAAGCCTCCTGCACTGTGGAGGAACCCTCAGACACCATGGTGGAGCTGCACCCAGATGCCGGCTCCTCGCCGCTGTGCTCAGACTCCAGGCCTACAGCATCGTCAGGGGCGGACTCTTTGGCCAGACAGCCCCCCATCTGAGGGGGGAAGGGGGCCAGCATGGAGAGGCGCGGGCCGGGGgccgaggagggagaggaacctGTGGTAGTGTCAAACACCACCACTccatttgtgtttgtgtttcctgtCAGGTCTGTCAGGTCACGGTAAccgtcctctctctccgtctgtggTTGGAGTTCATCTCTCCTCGCCGACCGTATCCTCTGTTTCGAGGCTGTGTGCCCCACAAAGTCCTTCTTATCTCCTGGACTGGAGAAGAAGTTACTCCCTTCATCCTGGGGACTCCTCTCGTTCTCCGCGTCGTAGTCAGAGAAGTAGGCAGAGTCCACGAACGGATTCTTATCACTTAGTCCCTTtagctgcatctcagtgcagccagaggaggaagaggtacaCAGAGTGACCCCAACCCCATCACCCAGGTCCACCTGCTGAAGGACCATCTGGTCCGACCTCGGCCCCAGGCTAACCCCACCGCGGGCCAGGTGGCTCCCACCGAGGACTGGGTGTTGTTGCTGGTTTCCTTCGCAGTCCAATAGGAAGTCCCCATTCCCACCTCCCTCCTTTAGGATGAACTCTGGGCTTTCATTGTTCTCTGTGTCGTAGCCACTGTCCAGGGACttggggaggagagatgaggaggtgaaagaggaggagagggaggaggagggatggagaaagacgTCATCAAGGCTGAAGGCCTCACAGGGGCTGGCGGTGGTAACCGACAATGACAGCGACAGCATGTCCAGGGTGTCCATGGAGTCAGGGGTTCCCACCGGGTTCTGCATGGAGCGTCCGTGGGGGTGGTGGGCGGGGCTTAGATCGTCTCCGACCTCGTCAGCATAGTCCAGGGAGTAGTCGGCCAAAATTCCAGAAGTGATATCCGTTATGTCATCATCCTCATCGTCGTAGCTACAGTTGCTGATGTCCACTAGGCTGATGCTGGAATGACCGGCCATCTCCAACCCACTGTCCAGCCCTCTGCTAGCCTCAAACAAGGACCTGACCGGCTCCAGCAGTACCCCTTGAGGGTGGGCCAACCCCATCCCCAGCCTCCTCTCCCCCACACCACCAGACATCACCTCCACTGGACCTCTGTCTTTAACATGTGAAGGTATCTCCCAGACATTACCCCCCTGCTTCTCTGTCAGGACTGCCTTAGTGCTGAGGCCTGTGTGAGTGTCAAGCTCCATGTATGTGGACGGAGAttggatacagcctggtcctgggATCATCTTGGGATGGGAGAATTGCCTCTCTCCTGTAATCAGAGATGGGTTTTTACTGTGTCCCTCTACAGACACCGTAGTTGTAGTTTTGGTGGTGGGGACGCCGTCCTTTACACCACCTATGAGGTTAACACACTTGACAGCAACagaagagctggagagagagtcAACAGCAACACCTCTGAGATGATCTAGGGTAGAGTGGTCTGAGAGACACACAGGTTTATCTCTAGCTCCGTGACACAGGTGACCATATGTAGTAGCACTACTACCCTCACTGAGTCTGCTAGAGGAAGAGCAGAcagcgctctctctccctgtggcctCCATATAGCTGAAGGCTCTGGAGCTGTGCTGCTGGCACATGTTGCTACTGTTACACGAGCCTGTTACAGTAGAGGAGTGTGTCGTGGTGTTGGTGTAATGGAGGTCCAGATAACTGTCCTGTGATTGGCCCGTCTGCCTAAGGTCAAAAGTCATGCTGTTGTTATTGGCCGAGTGGTTGGAGGTCCAGTTGGTGGCTTCTCTCTCAGAGAAGAGATCACCATCGTCGATGTCCCCAGTGtcactttctcctctcctcctgcctcccaCCAAAAGTCCCCCATCCCCTGTCTCCACGTCGATGCTAATATGTTTAGCCATGGGTAGAGTCTTTCTGAGGGGACCCATCATGTCATAGTAGCCTTCACTAACCGTCCGCCTGGCTGTGGTAGTGAAGCCTTGGCTAGCCTCGAGGTAGGGGTCACAGTGTCCCAGACTAGGGCTACTCAGGCACTGGGAGTGGGAGGACCCCACCCCCAAAGGGGTTTCCAGCCTCCCCATTGGATGATGCAGGTTCAGCTGGGACATTATGGGCGTGTCCTCTGGTGATTGGCAACACGTCTCTCGAATGGGCGACTGTTCACAGTAGAAAGCCTGTCT
Encoded here:
- the LOC139397366 gene encoding serine/threonine-protein kinase LMTK1-like; translated protein: DSGSDYLKTLLHGSLGVTIWELFELGNQPYRHYTDRQVLTYAVKEQQLKLTRPRLKVPLAERWYEVMQFCWLQPEQRPNSEEVHLLLTYLCAKGASGVQEDFEQRWNSLRPNLTGSTTHSHTAPAPPPLAQTTVPAPARPSIPGEVELEPASTSRNSFPLLEHFSQDSFHSDSGDDILTVTETSYGGLNFEYKWEQARAEQPYCSSSTSGPLGQGNPHYQDVYYPVGNTSTSGSCKGDGGGGGLVLGVSPSYYESDHSGSGSGSGVGVVPVLSAHSPSVGSEYYIRIEEPVECNINLDDSVVDYSPGLEAEDGSLSSGSRTPQPQSQSQSQSQPSAYWSAAAGDSSGGKHSTHDSDNSPALSLTMEPLLRQTASTASPVELGRSHQYFSPNQRQAFYCEQSPIRETCCQSPEDTPIMSQLNLHHPMGRLETPLGVGSSHSQCLSSPSLGHCDPYLEASQGFTTTARRTVSEGYYDMMGPLRKTLPMAKHISIDVETGDGGLLVGGRRRGESDTGDIDDGDLFSEREATNWTSNHSANNNSMTFDLRQTGQSQDSYLDLHYTNTTTHSSTVTGSCNSSNMCQQHSSRAFSYMEATGRESAVCSSSSRLSEGSSATTYGHLCHGARDKPVCLSDHSTLDHLRGVAVDSLSSSSVAVKCVNLIGGVKDGVPTTKTTTTVSVEGHSKNPSLITGERQFSHPKMIPGPGCIQSPSTYMELDTHTGLSTKAVLTEKQGGNVWEIPSHVKDRGPVEVMSGGVGERRLGMGLAHPQGVLLEPVRSLFEASRGLDSGLEMAGHSSISLVDISNCSYDDEDDDITDITSGILADYSLDYADEVGDDLSPAHHPHGRSMQNPVGTPDSMDTLDMLSLSLSVTTASPCEAFSLDDVFLHPSSSLSSSFTSSSLLPKSLDSGYDTENNESPEFILKEGGGNGDFLLDCEGNQQQHPVLGGSHLARGGVSLGPRSDQMVLQQVDLGDGVGVTLCTSSSSGCTEMQLKGLSDKNPFVDSAYFSDYDAENERSPQDEGSNFFSSPGDKKDFVGHTASKQRIRSARRDELQPQTEREDGYRDLTDLTGNTNTNGVVVFDTTTGSSPSSAPGPRLSMLAPFPPQMGGCLAKESAPDDAVGLESEHSGEEPASGCSSTMVSEGSSTVQEASARHPDQENHHRASEDDYSPIQSLGSDSTIDYREEVMKEKEEDGEGEQGSTEEDMPEFNQVDEDGENGERGGEEEEYEELEEENEEEEEKAGYSRHQNGPVGLLTSSPSLLSCSPSLQELCREVERRAPLTEGEESDDSESEEELRSYNLQEELSEEDSEGEVMGVPVVVSDSSGARNLRSLLKMPTLLTQSFCDELDRKKKAVSFFDDVTVFLFDQESPTGELADFTFPPGAESSGQASGGENPQPDLQPHPTMGHHLHPPGRAPHASEDSDGNMSEEGGGFEWEDDIPLMTSPLSSPSTAEPPVFDPIPVPAAKPPKDKPPEDKPVAVTAASQFSRFSVSRSRFSITHVPNPDMNSGGSSEDGERQ